A stretch of Exiguobacterium sp. BMC-KP DNA encodes these proteins:
- a CDS encoding GGDEF domain-containing protein, with protein MWNTLNHLILNVALTFFFVLISLFFFKRFQFRNTLDSWLKKNLLVLLLAIGAGYWIILNAITYQGFRFDLSITLIVIAFIYGGISSGFITTLVFAALQLFVFPSTDVMWLVLTYLIVSIVVLYLQNEAPDRFISFPIIFGIALILCLPYVHHVRPNDVTAISIFLIGNGCAGLLLHSILHQVRWHFNQVRMHRRLALTDTLTGLDNRRRLEETVQRYKSQQMNFSIMIIDVDHFKQVNDTYGHDQGDHILRQISALLTSYCPPSCVLGRFGGEEFMMLLPEHSLPETRRLAEQICEASAKRTYELSVTEPLQVTLSIGVSRQTNQPSETHNFLQTIQQADAALYQAKKSGRNCVFHHDPLC; from the coding sequence ATGTGGAATACACTGAATCACCTCATCCTCAATGTCGCGCTAACCTTTTTCTTCGTGCTCATCTCCCTGTTCTTTTTTAAACGGTTTCAGTTTCGAAATACGCTAGACAGTTGGCTGAAGAAAAATCTATTAGTACTGCTTCTTGCAATAGGTGCTGGCTATTGGATCATCCTCAATGCCATCACCTATCAGGGATTTCGATTTGATTTATCAATTACATTGATCGTCATCGCCTTCATCTATGGCGGCATCAGTAGCGGCTTCATCACGACACTCGTCTTCGCTGCCCTCCAACTATTTGTCTTTCCGTCAACCGACGTGATGTGGCTCGTTTTGACGTACCTGATTGTCAGCATCGTCGTGCTCTATTTACAGAACGAAGCACCTGACCGATTCATCTCGTTTCCAATCATTTTCGGTATCGCACTCATTCTCTGTTTACCATACGTCCATCACGTCCGACCGAATGACGTGACTGCGATATCTATCTTTCTCATCGGCAATGGCTGTGCTGGACTTCTGTTGCATAGCATTCTGCATCAAGTCCGGTGGCACTTCAATCAAGTCCGGATGCATCGTCGTCTCGCTTTGACGGATACGCTGACAGGTCTTGATAATCGGCGCCGTTTGGAAGAGACCGTCCAGCGTTATAAATCACAACAGATGAACTTTTCCATCATGATCATCGACGTCGATCATTTCAAACAGGTCAATGATACATACGGTCATGACCAGGGCGATCACATTCTGCGTCAAATCAGCGCCTTGCTTACGTCCTATTGTCCCCCTTCATGTGTACTCGGACGATTTGGTGGCGAGGAGTTCATGATGCTGTTGCCGGAGCATTCGTTACCTGAGACGCGACGACTTGCAGAACAAATCTGTGAAGCCAGTGCCAAACGGACGTACGAGCTATCCGTAACGGAACCACTTCAAGTAACGCTATCGATTGGTGTGTCTCGACAAACCAACCAACCGTCCGAGACGCATAATTTTTTGCAGACGATCCAGCAAGCAGATGCTGCTCTCTATCAAGCGAAAAAGAGCGGTCGAAATTGTGTCTTTCATCATGACCCGTTATGTTGA
- a CDS encoding ABC transporter ATP-binding protein translates to MQSFAIKATGLTKHYQILQREPGLRGAIKALFRRTYRTKEAVKGIDLTIEAGERIGYIGFNGAGKSTTIKMLAGVLRPDAGNVRVFGLDPHADRVKNASQIGAVFGQRTQLFWDIPVQESFELLKEIYQVPKSEFDETLAWFREKLELAPLLDVPVRQLSLGQKMRCELAAAFLHRPKVVYLDEPTIGLDIEIKETIRHFIREMSDRWGTTVILTTHDMQDIEEVCDRVIVLDDGSIIYDDTIDQLKESFSHERTLRITLEEPVSFTLPTALINRVILFTTDELTYELAFDDRELSSGQVIKEIVSLYAVRDVSVSVPKMETLIRKLYQAGISA, encoded by the coding sequence ATGCAATCATTTGCGATCAAAGCAACGGGACTGACGAAACACTATCAGATCCTACAACGGGAACCAGGACTACGCGGGGCAATCAAAGCGCTGTTTCGCCGGACCTACCGGACGAAAGAGGCAGTCAAAGGCATTGATTTGACGATTGAAGCAGGAGAGCGCATCGGCTACATCGGCTTCAATGGTGCCGGGAAATCAACGACAATCAAGATGCTTGCTGGTGTCTTACGTCCGGACGCGGGGAACGTTCGGGTATTTGGACTTGACCCACATGCTGACCGGGTCAAGAACGCATCGCAAATCGGTGCCGTTTTTGGTCAGCGGACCCAACTGTTCTGGGACATTCCGGTCCAAGAATCGTTTGAGCTGTTGAAGGAAATTTATCAGGTGCCGAAGTCAGAGTTTGATGAAACGCTCGCGTGGTTTCGAGAGAAGCTAGAGTTAGCACCGCTCCTTGACGTACCGGTCCGGCAACTGTCGCTCGGTCAAAAGATGCGTTGTGAATTAGCAGCAGCATTCCTACATCGACCAAAAGTCGTCTATCTCGACGAACCGACGATCGGACTTGATATCGAGATCAAGGAAACGATCCGTCACTTCATTCGGGAGATGAGTGACCGCTGGGGCACGACCGTCATCTTGACGACACATGATATGCAGGACATCGAGGAAGTCTGTGATCGAGTGATCGTCCTTGACGACGGGAGCATCATCTATGACGATACGATTGATCAGTTGAAGGAGTCATTCAGCCATGAGCGGACGCTTCGGATCACACTGGAAGAACCGGTGTCGTTTACTTTACCTACGGCGTTGATCAACCGCGTGATCTTATTTACGACGGATGAATTGACGTATGAGCTCGCGTTTGACGACCGCGAATTATCGAGTGGACAAGTCATCAAGGAGATCGTCTCATTGTATGCGGTCCGGGACGTCTCCGTTTCCGTACCGAAGATGGAGACATTGATCCGAAAACTGTACCAAGCGGGGATCAGCGCATGA
- a CDS encoding ABC transporter permease — MRLRKYTALMRSQIKVDLAYTAWYWASMFSVTMRLFILYFFWQAVYANKTDVSGISLSTMLTYAILATMIDQFRGGAGRDLARMIKQGAIAIELLRPYHLLDKLLAQDIGSKLSVLFRSILPLVLVSILFIGVDRPQSWLAGLAFVGSVVFAVLLATLIDLLVGIFAFYTVNIWGLSVLQDAVITIMSGAIVPLTLFPDWFQTISLYLPFASLVYVPVAIYTGEIGASGILQALLVQIGWLIGFFVLLRVTFALAIRKVTVFGG; from the coding sequence ATGAGACTCCGAAAATATACCGCGTTGATGCGGTCACAAATCAAGGTCGATCTTGCCTACACCGCTTGGTACTGGGCCAGTATGTTTAGCGTGACGATGCGACTGTTCATTCTCTACTTCTTCTGGCAAGCGGTTTACGCGAATAAAACGGACGTCTCCGGCATCTCACTGTCGACAATGCTAACTTATGCGATTCTCGCGACGATGATCGATCAGTTCCGTGGCGGTGCTGGACGCGATCTCGCCCGGATGATTAAACAAGGGGCGATTGCAATCGAATTGCTGCGTCCGTATCACTTGCTCGATAAATTACTCGCGCAAGACATCGGCTCAAAACTCTCGGTCTTGTTCCGCTCGATCCTACCACTTGTCCTCGTCTCGATTCTGTTCATCGGTGTGGATCGACCACAGTCATGGCTAGCTGGACTCGCTTTCGTCGGCAGTGTTGTTTTTGCCGTCTTACTTGCGACACTGATTGATTTACTCGTCGGTATCTTCGCCTTTTATACCGTCAACATTTGGGGACTTTCCGTCTTACAAGACGCTGTCATCACGATCATGTCTGGAGCAATCGTTCCGTTGACGTTATTCCCGGACTGGTTTCAAACGATCAGTCTCTACTTACCGTTCGCTTCGCTCGTCTACGTTCCGGTCGCGATTTATACGGGAGAAATCGGTGCAAGCGGCATCCTGCAAGCGTTACTCGTCCAAATCGGTTGGTTGATTGGGTTCTTTGTCTTGTTACGTGTCACGTTCGCGCTCGCGATCCGGAAAGTGACGGTGTTCGGCGGATGA
- a CDS encoding ABC transporter permease, which translates to MKRYIKLYWLYAKSHFKVMMEYRIDFLIGVLSVFGQQFASLFFLSVVFQHIETLNGWDFYEILFIYGIAFLGRALHHIFFDNLWTIGWQYIRTGNLDRLLMRPVNPLFQIIAERVQQDGFGQLLIGGGVLYIASEQLNMVWSFGDFLMLVVLVLSSGLLYIAINLFFATFSFWMVDSLPVVSAVFSLSDFARYPMTIYSKVLMFVLTYIIPFGFTAFYPAMYFFDGRGYGAMALASPLVAIIACLIAYRFWLFGLKAFASTGS; encoded by the coding sequence ATGAAACGATACATAAAACTCTACTGGCTGTATGCAAAAAGTCATTTTAAGGTCATGATGGAATATCGGATTGATTTCCTGATTGGTGTCCTGTCGGTCTTCGGTCAACAGTTTGCCTCACTCTTTTTCCTGTCGGTCGTCTTTCAGCATATCGAGACGTTAAACGGTTGGGATTTTTACGAAATCTTATTCATCTATGGGATCGCTTTCCTAGGACGTGCCTTGCATCATATCTTCTTTGATAACCTCTGGACGATCGGCTGGCAGTACATCCGGACCGGTAATCTGGATCGATTATTGATGCGCCCGGTCAATCCGCTGTTTCAAATCATCGCTGAACGGGTCCAACAAGACGGGTTCGGTCAATTGTTGATTGGTGGTGGGGTGCTCTATATTGCTTCAGAGCAGTTGAACATGGTCTGGAGCTTCGGTGATTTTTTGATGTTGGTCGTCCTTGTTCTTTCGAGCGGCCTGCTTTACATCGCGATCAACTTGTTTTTTGCGACGTTCTCGTTCTGGATGGTCGATAGTCTGCCGGTCGTCTCAGCAGTCTTCAGTCTGAGTGACTTTGCTCGTTATCCGATGACGATCTACTCGAAAGTATTAATGTTCGTCTTGACCTACATCATCCCGTTCGGATTTACTGCCTTTTATCCGGCGATGTATTTCTTTGACGGGAGAGGATATGGAGCGATGGCTCTTGCGTCACCACTCGTCGCGATTATTGCCTGTTTGATTGCCTATCGGTTCTGGTTGTTCGGGCTAAAAGCATTTGCGAGTACGGGGTCATGA
- a CDS encoding DUF2268 domain-containing protein, which translates to MIKNKTIKMGQDDQVKIVPLYTQYNQYLEEAMQTGNSNDNTNSYLKHVLGYIDEIGEQQNLDLTYMKSYFMLQATEYKEQLVSRTKELMKQDTEIKKIIEKSYTASHRALPKQTNTIFIVPVNSEFMERMDVMGGVAGLATRDCFILFLTADYDKKMLEYAVAHEYHHTALYDRMKLDTSLEDEASPLIHSLLLEGKADQFAKRVVKGVTPAWVEPLEEETKQHVLRLMKNGELTQDDIMDGNNDKDVPLWSMYRLGKDIMDAYLEKHPSESIVDWTTKDAETILKDYKYKTDLL; encoded by the coding sequence ATGATTAAAAACAAGACGATCAAGATGGGTCAAGATGATCAGGTCAAGATTGTTCCGCTCTATACGCAATACAATCAGTACTTAGAAGAAGCGATGCAGACAGGAAACTCAAACGACAACACGAACAGTTATCTTAAACATGTCTTAGGCTACATCGATGAAATCGGTGAGCAACAAAATCTCGATCTAACATATATGAAAAGTTATTTTATGCTACAAGCTACTGAGTATAAAGAACAATTAGTGAGTCGGACGAAAGAGCTGATGAAACAAGATACAGAGATCAAAAAAATCATTGAGAAAAGTTATACTGCTTCACATCGGGCATTACCTAAACAAACGAATACGATTTTCATCGTGCCTGTTAACTCGGAATTCATGGAGCGTATGGATGTCATGGGAGGGGTCGCAGGATTAGCAACTAGAGATTGCTTCATTTTATTCCTTACTGCTGACTATGATAAGAAAATGTTAGAATATGCAGTAGCACATGAATATCACCACACTGCTTTATATGATCGAATGAAGTTAGATACTTCTTTAGAAGACGAAGCCAGTCCACTGATCCATTCACTCCTCCTTGAAGGGAAGGCGGATCAGTTCGCGAAACGCGTCGTCAAAGGTGTGACACCAGCCTGGGTCGAGCCATTAGAAGAAGAGACGAAACAGCATGTTCTACGTTTAATGAAAAATGGCGAGTTAACGCAAGATGATATCATGGACGGAAATAATGATAAGGATGTACCTTTGTGGAGTATGTATCGATTGGGTAAAGACATCATGGACGCATATCTTGAAAAACATCCTTCAGAATCGATAGTAGATTGGACGACTAAAGACGCGGAAACGATCTTAAAGGATTACAAGTATAAAACTGATCTCCTTTGA
- a CDS encoding PH domain-containing protein, whose translation MQQSKLAQSVTSMTFRLYHLHKQRKSRNESLPYQTVRHERSELMRQEPSMTSFKLHPAWIPYRFGIATEEFVFVALIISFLFRRLSLPLFSWYGYTVLGSFILVHLIGLVLQWKHFNYQLKEQELLIEKGAFVTEKKQIPYERIQGITEYESLFHRVTGLTSLVIETGSTDSDADVRLEMLSKLEAAQIKEQIESIVTRKHDPEALPEVATTMLAPNQEQYAIQFKEIALASLTSLSPLFFFFLLYSVYRELSRFLELDDIINSIVRFSTQSNVMRVSMIGILIILALSYGVFRNYRLYSGFRIDADQRLIQIEKGWESVTRFSIQKDRIQAMTMRSRFIHQLLGINQVKMISSIDPEQQDKNTSAVLFPFIQRSKALDLIPKVLPDFQVAPRTLTIPQLAIVVKLCRTVLLWGIIPICIWFMFPSLRFLAVLICFAIITSQILSRRFSIYTMSPTLLHFHQGGLAPLTYWMRRDGIERLELSESYVQQRLGLATVTVTLHATPAKEVRITDVPIEWTKHCQRWYIE comes from the coding sequence TTGCAACAGTCAAAATTGGCACAATCGGTTACGTCCATGACATTCCGTCTTTACCACTTGCACAAGCAACGGAAATCACGCAACGAATCACTGCCTTATCAGACCGTACGTCACGAAAGGAGCGAGCTGATGCGACAGGAACCATCCATGACTTCCTTTAAGCTCCATCCTGCCTGGATTCCGTATCGCTTCGGCATTGCTACGGAAGAATTCGTTTTCGTCGCTCTCATCATCTCTTTCTTGTTCCGCCGCTTATCCTTACCGCTGTTCTCTTGGTATGGATACACGGTGCTCGGTAGTTTCATTCTCGTGCATCTAATCGGTCTCGTGTTGCAGTGGAAACACTTTAACTATCAACTCAAGGAACAAGAGCTTCTGATTGAAAAAGGTGCGTTCGTGACGGAGAAAAAACAGATTCCCTATGAACGGATCCAAGGGATCACGGAATACGAATCGTTGTTTCATCGCGTGACGGGTCTGACGTCACTCGTCATTGAGACCGGTTCGACGGATTCCGATGCCGACGTTCGTCTTGAGATGCTGTCAAAACTAGAAGCAGCACAAATCAAGGAACAGATCGAGTCAATCGTTACACGAAAGCATGATCCTGAGGCACTACCAGAAGTCGCAACGACCATGCTAGCGCCAAATCAAGAACAATACGCGATTCAATTCAAGGAGATTGCGCTGGCTTCGCTGACGTCACTCAGTCCGTTGTTCTTTTTCTTCCTTCTTTACTCTGTTTATCGAGAATTAAGTCGTTTTCTTGAGCTCGATGATATCATCAATTCGATTGTCAGATTCAGTACCCAATCTAACGTCATGCGTGTTTCGATGATTGGAATCTTGATCATCCTTGCTCTCAGTTATGGTGTCTTTCGGAATTATCGCTTATATTCTGGCTTTCGCATTGATGCAGATCAACGCTTGATTCAGATTGAAAAAGGCTGGGAGAGCGTTACGCGCTTCTCGATTCAAAAAGACCGGATTCAAGCCATGACGATGCGGAGTCGTTTCATCCATCAGTTACTCGGAATCAATCAAGTCAAGATGATCAGTTCGATTGATCCCGAACAACAAGACAAAAACACGTCTGCCGTTTTGTTCCCGTTCATCCAACGTTCAAAAGCGCTCGACTTGATTCCGAAAGTGTTACCTGATTTTCAAGTGGCACCTCGGACGCTTACGATTCCTCAACTGGCAATCGTCGTAAAATTATGTCGGACCGTCTTGTTATGGGGTATCATTCCGATTTGCATATGGTTCATGTTCCCGAGCTTACGTTTTCTTGCCGTGTTGATCTGCTTTGCTATCATCACGTCACAAATCTTGAGTCGCCGCTTCAGTATATATACGATGAGTCCGACATTGCTACACTTCCATCAAGGGGGACTCGCCCCTCTTACGTACTGGATGCGCCGTGATGGCATCGAACGACTCGAGCTGTCCGAGTCTTACGTGCAACAACGTCTTGGTCTTGCAACCGTCACCGTCACCTTACATGCGACTCCAGCAAAGGAAGTACGGATCACGGATGTTCCGATTGAATGGACGAAGCATTGTCAAAGATGGTATATCGAATGA
- a CDS encoding PH domain-containing protein produces the protein MTDALVSTAVLIVLVGLLFVDTYYQWSSWNGIVLYVLIAVTISSALIECTVLPVYRQKTWRYEIDAQCIQLKHGAFMRKHLIIPINKIYFVKTSQGPLSK, from the coding sequence TTGACCGATGCGTTGGTTTCGACTGCCGTGTTAATCGTATTGGTTGGTCTGCTATTCGTCGATACGTACTATCAGTGGTCCAGCTGGAACGGGATCGTTCTCTATGTGTTGATTGCAGTGACGATCAGTTCGGCTTTGATTGAGTGCACCGTATTACCGGTCTACCGGCAAAAGACATGGCGTTACGAGATTGATGCTCAGTGCATTCAATTAAAGCATGGTGCCTTCATGCGCAAGCATCTGATCATCCCAATCAATAAAATCTATTTCGTTAAGACATCGCAAGGACCACTCAGTAAATAA
- a CDS encoding MarR family winged helix-turn-helix transcriptional regulator, whose translation MTFTFESSMQHWNAIQRIHGRYSKEVNDVLKPKGLSKSQFDLLMTLYHQESATQKSLERTLELSSGAISQTVKKLLAEHLVIRKRINREKRILLTEDGTALVQKSAPEIEEIDDRYFRAFTSKDHETFDQLLHKMQSNHF comes from the coding sequence ATGACCTTCACATTCGAATCTTCGATGCAGCACTGGAACGCCATTCAGCGGATTCACGGCCGTTATTCGAAAGAAGTCAACGATGTACTTAAACCCAAAGGACTCTCGAAGTCACAGTTTGATTTACTGATGACACTGTATCATCAGGAGAGTGCCACACAGAAATCACTCGAACGAACGCTTGAGCTCTCAAGTGGTGCCATTTCGCAAACCGTCAAAAAACTCTTAGCAGAGCATCTTGTCATCCGAAAACGGATCAACCGAGAAAAGCGGATTCTATTGACAGAGGATGGCACAGCTCTCGTTCAAAAATCAGCGCCTGAGATCGAGGAGATTGACGATCGCTACTTCCGCGCCTTCACATCTAAAGATCATGAGACATTTGATCAATTGCTGCATAAGATGCAAAGCAATCATTTTTGA
- a CDS encoding MarR family winged helix-turn-helix transcriptional regulator, protein MTTTTETYPMACWQTISTYHNQQIKRVNAFLKHWDLSHTNLEVLRCLHTTSCTSQKEIAERIQVTDGTISHGIKRLFERQLITRKRKWKTNYLLLTDKGTAILQEVLPAYERFQQEQFNALTARQQEELIRFFNKLNPA, encoded by the coding sequence ATGACAACAACGACAGAGACATATCCCATGGCATGCTGGCAAACGATTTCGACTTACCATAATCAACAAATCAAACGCGTCAATGCATTCTTGAAACATTGGGATCTATCCCATACGAATCTTGAAGTATTGCGTTGCCTACACACGACTTCGTGTACGAGCCAGAAGGAAATCGCTGAACGGATCCAAGTGACCGATGGCACGATTTCACACGGAATCAAACGACTGTTCGAGCGGCAATTGATCACCCGCAAGCGGAAATGGAAGACGAATTATCTTCTGTTGACGGATAAAGGAACAGCCATCCTTCAAGAAGTTTTGCCCGCCTATGAACGTTTTCAACAAGAACAATTCAATGCCTTGACGGCTCGACAACAGGAAGAATTAATCCGTTTCTTCAATAAGCTCAATCCCGCATGA
- the arr gene encoding NAD(+)--rifampin ADP-ribosyltransferase gives MKAVEGPFFHGTKVTLQIGDVLTPGYASNFREQPLKHVYFTATLDAAKWGAELARSNAPEHIYLVEPLGSYEDDPNLTNKRFPGNPTRSYRSLEPVKIIAELGTWERHTDEEIETMKASLQRLRAEGKDTIID, from the coding sequence ATGAAGGCAGTCGAAGGACCGTTTTTTCATGGCACGAAAGTCACTTTGCAAATCGGGGACGTGTTGACGCCAGGATACGCGTCGAACTTTCGCGAACAACCGCTCAAGCACGTCTATTTCACAGCAACACTTGATGCAGCGAAGTGGGGGGCGGAGCTCGCACGATCTAACGCTCCGGAACACATTTATCTCGTTGAGCCACTCGGGTCGTATGAGGATGATCCGAATCTAACGAACAAACGGTTCCCTGGTAATCCAACTCGCTCTTATCGCTCGCTTGAACCGGTAAAAATCATTGCTGAGCTCGGCACGTGGGAACGTCACACGGACGAAGAGATTGAGACGATGAAAGCATCCCTTCAACGATTACGAGCAGAAGGGAAGGATACGATCATTGACTAA
- a CDS encoding Rrf2 family transcriptional regulator encodes MAISTRFSVGIHILSLIATDEKMTSDLIAGSVNTNPVVIRKIMGMLKKADLIEVRPGVAGARLARPLSSITLLDVYQAVAVVPDKELFGIHATPNPDCPVGRNIQSTVTPIFELAQSALEKVLAHVTLDDIVSEIEQKEASSSQG; translated from the coding sequence TTGGCCATCAGTACACGTTTTTCCGTCGGCATCCATATCCTCTCGTTGATTGCGACTGACGAGAAGATGACGTCCGACTTGATTGCCGGTAGCGTCAATACGAATCCGGTCGTCATCCGTAAGATCATGGGGATGTTAAAGAAAGCCGACTTGATCGAGGTTCGCCCGGGTGTCGCTGGAGCACGACTCGCACGACCGTTATCTAGTATCACACTACTTGATGTCTATCAAGCCGTTGCTGTCGTTCCGGATAAGGAACTGTTCGGCATTCATGCAACACCAAATCCAGACTGTCCGGTCGGACGAAACATCCAATCGACCGTCACACCGATCTTTGAGCTCGCACAATCCGCGCTTGAGAAGGTGCTCGCTCACGTCACACTTGATGATATCGTCAGCGAAATCGAACAAAAAGAAGCATCGTCCTCGCAAGGATGA
- a CDS encoding NAD(P)-dependent oxidoreductase — protein sequence MNIGIIGATGKAGQLIVQEAIDRGHDVTAIVRNAAKVTADVTILERDVLALTKDDLNGLDVVVNAFNAAPGEEEKHIEVGRHLLDVLAGSKIRLFVVGGAGSLFVDESRSTRVMETPDFPEAYYPTASNMGKNLIELQGQQDVTWTYLSPAGFFDPSGKRTGTYTVGGEQMILNTKGASYISYADYAIAVVDEIENGQHLNERFSVVGEQG from the coding sequence ATGAACATTGGAATCATTGGAGCTACAGGGAAAGCGGGACAATTAATCGTACAAGAAGCGATTGATCGAGGACATGACGTTACGGCGATCGTCCGTAATGCGGCAAAAGTGACGGCAGACGTTACGATTCTTGAGCGGGATGTCTTAGCACTGACGAAAGATGATTTGAACGGACTTGACGTTGTCGTCAATGCGTTCAATGCCGCGCCAGGTGAGGAAGAAAAACATATCGAAGTCGGTCGTCACTTGTTGGATGTGTTAGCAGGAAGTAAGATTCGATTATTTGTCGTCGGTGGTGCTGGTAGCCTGTTCGTTGACGAAAGCCGTTCGACACGCGTCATGGAAACGCCGGACTTCCCGGAAGCCTACTATCCGACAGCTTCTAACATGGGGAAAAACTTGATCGAACTGCAAGGACAGCAAGATGTAACATGGACGTATCTCAGTCCGGCTGGATTCTTTGATCCAAGCGGGAAACGAACAGGAACGTATACAGTCGGTGGCGAGCAGATGATTCTGAACACGAAAGGCGCGAGTTACATCAGTTACGCGGATTACGCGATTGCTGTAGTGGATGAGATTGAAAACGGACAACACCTCAACGAACGGTTCTCCGTCGTTGGCGAACAAGGATGA
- a CDS encoding GNAT family N-acetyltransferase, which translates to MLNKETIMIQPLTPSTIAVVNDANDTFPVIGYVSPRFVEGKWSYEEHLLEISQTTRFPDDQLDWTKYIEKEDRIVFLAFSGDSCIGQIRLVRDWNRFAYIENIAVKQAFRKHGVGHRLLAAATTWAKERNLVGLSLEAQHDNLIACRFYARQGFVLGGVDTLKQYANPQIGLTLYWYKIF; encoded by the coding sequence ATGTTAAACAAAGAAACAATCATGATTCAACCACTTACCCCCTCAACGATTGCTGTCGTCAATGATGCAAATGATACCTTTCCGGTTATCGGGTACGTATCCCCTCGATTCGTTGAGGGGAAGTGGTCTTATGAAGAACATCTACTCGAAATCTCGCAGACGACGCGTTTCCCAGATGATCAACTTGATTGGACGAAGTACATCGAAAAGGAAGACCGAATCGTTTTTCTCGCCTTTTCGGGTGATTCGTGCATCGGACAAATCCGTCTCGTTCGTGACTGGAATCGCTTCGCTTATATCGAAAACATCGCTGTCAAACAAGCGTTTCGTAAACATGGCGTCGGACACCGACTTCTCGCTGCTGCGACGACATGGGCCAAGGAGCGAAATTTAGTCGGCTTATCGCTTGAAGCCCAGCACGACAATTTAATCGCATGCCGATTCTACGCTCGGCAAGGATTCGTGCTTGGTGGTGTCGATACGTTGAAACAGTATGCTAATCCACAAATCGGTCTCACGCTTTACTGGTATAAAATTTTCTGA
- a CDS encoding DUF2231 domain-containing protein, with protein sequence MLNGIQLHPLVVHAPIGLLLFATLLLLVSLKWARLKLFALITLVVGLLSGIVAYITGEGAEEFGIDKWNLARADIHHHEDFALYSLITFGISLLFLLLSYRSKGKGLLIVSLVIALIGSGLLAYAGHLGGQMVYTR encoded by the coding sequence ATGCTAAATGGTATCCAGCTTCACCCACTCGTCGTGCATGCCCCAATCGGACTGTTATTATTTGCGACCTTATTGTTACTGGTTTCATTAAAATGGGCACGACTTAAGTTATTTGCCTTAATCACGCTCGTCGTCGGGCTACTATCAGGCATCGTCGCCTACATCACCGGAGAAGGAGCCGAGGAATTCGGCATCGACAAATGGAATTTGGCCCGAGCCGACATCCATCACCATGAAGACTTTGCTTTATACAGTTTGATTACCTTTGGTATATCGTTATTATTTCTTTTACTTAGCTACCGCTCAAAAGGAAAAGGACTGCTCATCGTGAGTCTAGTCATCGCTCTCATCGGGAGTGGTCTACTCGCGTACGCGGGTCATCTCGGAGGGCAGATGGTCTACACACGGTAA
- a CDS encoding DedA family protein produces MHWQLVMEQYRYLGIILTLFAHFIPTELILAYAGYLVSIHVVSFLPMILIANVAFVASQSILYAIAFWGGPPIRSRLARTFPNFFNRLTQLEIRFHQHGIYYMLLPPLWKTLFGLLAGFLRIRFWTFAWLTSVSFLIWSLLFMWSGLLLGERWSLIAHFAIRHATWFILAIALLVWGFRRVLHQRKR; encoded by the coding sequence ATGCACTGGCAACTGGTAATGGAACAATATCGGTATCTCGGAATCATTCTTACGTTGTTCGCACACTTCATTCCGACGGAGTTGATCTTAGCCTACGCTGGGTATCTCGTTTCAATACATGTCGTCAGCTTTTTACCCATGATTCTCATCGCAAACGTTGCATTCGTTGCCTCTCAAAGCATATTGTATGCGATTGCTTTTTGGGGTGGACCACCTATCCGATCACGATTGGCACGGACATTCCCGAATTTCTTCAACCGATTGACACAGCTAGAAATCCGCTTCCATCAGCATGGTATCTACTACATGTTACTCCCCCCTCTCTGGAAGACATTGTTTGGCCTTCTCGCTGGTTTTTTGCGAATTCGGTTTTGGACTTTCGCCTGGCTGACAAGTGTCTCGTTTTTAATCTGGTCCCTCTTGTTCATGTGGAGTGGATTATTGCTCGGAGAACGCTGGTCCTTGATCGCCCATTTCGCCATCCGTCACGCAACGTGGTTCATCTTAGCCATTGCGCTCCTCGTTTGGGGATTTCGTCGAGTGCTCCACCAACGTAAACGTTGA